ttggaatttattattgatatttgacatgaataaaataactgaaatatgagaactattttttgtgacTTCATGGAAAAAAAGGCGGGAGAAAGCTGTCGGTCAACTGCACGCTTTTTTGAGTGGCTGTTGTGCACGGATAAATATGACGACAGTATAATTTTGACGATGAATAACACAGGTAAATGATTGAATCTCACGTTCttgttgattttattatttaaagaaaatattgtaaatgtaaagattaacctcttactttgtttagtttatgagatgataaccCCAAAGGAGCACGAGGTAAATTGCGTAAACGCGAATGAGAACAACACTAAACATTATACATCGAGAACAAGTGCAGTGCGGTGTGACTTATTACATACATACCACCACCAAACTCAAGTACAAAATCAAGGAATGCGTCACTAGGAAAACCttgtataaagtataaaacatgctgataaattgatatataataaataacacTAGTCAATATTTACAAGCGTTTGCATCCCACAATGAACAAATCTGCAAAACAAATGTCTTAGCCAGTCATATATAAACCCGCTTGGCAGGATTACACAACAAATTGTTGAAATGTTCTTTTTCTTCGTCCGAGTTGTAAAGTCGGATATCTAAATACTGTAAATACTGACCAGCCACGACGACTGTACTTACCAGGTTGATTCTGTCTTAAAGCAAAACAGGGACGTAATTATAAggattgatttttattttgactAGTATACCTGTCTATAGTATGAACTAAGTTGGCAACGGacatatttaacaattaaaggattgttcgattgcatttatatctccaataaatgcaatctaacaatcctttaattgttatatatacattttattttctagttcaaagtaaaacataattttgatgCGAGTGAACAGTTGAATTTCCCGCTTTAGCCATTTAACCTCCACAGCCAAGTttaatttgatgaaaaataatccctataaaaaattgaaaagataacaaaatttgaatgtttttcaatagcttttcaGTTAACTTtaaattatccagacattttaaaatatttttttttgatagtttcataaccaaactggttcattcaactacaatgcCAATATTCCCGCGCGcactaacatggtgtcagtaaacaagacttACATCAATTAATATAGATATAACTACACCAAGtttaggctgcatttattggctcataatgcagatcactattatcattagagtaatgggagtcgatgtggcaaaatgtaaatattcattgaTAGAGcgttaacattttcaaaatagagACCAATTCTTAAAACACAAGGAAGTGgctaagccactcgcctttcacttTCACCGGCCGGGGTTTGATCCCCAGCACGGACGTGAAAGTGCCAGGGGTCACCtacccgatcacgtgggttttctccgggcactccggtttcctcccactctaACACCCCTCGCGCGCTTTCATCCATCCTATCGAAAGTGGTTTATTTAAGTTATTTAACTTATttgcaatcgatgtaaaataattaaagtttgtattttttattataagtcAACTTCAGAGAGCGTATTAGTTATTCTATAGCAGACATATGCATGTGCAATATCAGGCTTTCCATCAAAAGGTTAGCAACCAACGTAcctacactgtatatatataatggttgGTATCATCAACTCCGACATAACAGCAGGTTATAAGCAGTCTAGGTTGTCCGATGTGGTGACTTTGTGGTAAGCTGTTTCATAAAAGAAAACCGTTCTTGGGGAAAATAGTTGCTGGTTcagaacaaccggttcgaccgtttgttaaCTTCATCATTTCAAGTaaaaatcctgacggacctgcagctTTTGATctaggcctgtgagggctttgtcaagggtcgtctgaaaactatatataaaatcactagatttgtttttaattcataaacgaacaactaggtccattAACCAGTCCATCCGTATAATCGAGGACGGCCTCTGAAGTGGAAGAGTATGACGGGGGTAGTGTCAAAGCGTCTGGTTGAGATCGGTGGGATTTATTAAGTGTGAATAACAATGAGATGGTTCACTATTTATACATAAGAACGAGGTCAACAGATTGACGTTTAACGTCTGTGATGCAGGCCAATGCTCCCGGGGCTTTCACGAGTGAATGTCTGTTTAGTACATATCTACCAACGTTTCTTATGAGTTGACTGTTAATGGTTCATATTGCAAATCTGTATTCGAGATTCGGTAGGACTCTTCTTTTACCTGTTTGTAGGATAGTGTCTTAAATCCCGCTTGATAAATCTCAGAATACGTGAAGTTTTAGAGGTGATACTATCTATGTGAAggatatatttcatattctcAAGTATGGATGATGCTTTGACGACTTTATTTAGTTTCCCACTATCGTTTATATTGCTGATAGGCCCACAACACCTTAGTTATGTTAAGGTATATTCATATTACAATTCAAAGTCGAGCAGTTAGACTTGTATCGGTCGCGATCGAAGGACTGTGTTTCATCCACAACAAATGTCAATCCTTTTCCCTTCCATCGGTGAAGCCTGACAGTTACCGGCACACCGTAACCACATGGTTATAAGTATTTACATGTGCGTTTCCATGGAATCATTGTCCGTTACTGGTCGAGTTTGACttgatttaaattcaaattttctcTTAATAGAAAAGCATCGTGGTGTTATTAATTTACACAAGGTCGAACGGAAGTGTGTGCTCATACACGAATATAGAGCAAAATGAAGCGGATAGGAGGCGAGAATCAATATATTAGACACAATACTTAGTGGTTCAATCTGATCATTCGGGATAATGGTTACTTCAAGAGACAATGCGCATGCgtacaatatcaaaaatatagcGACTGGTAGTTCAACAACAAGAACGCTCAATACTATGAAACATACCAATAACGTTGTTACACGACTTTCACGTGATTCCTGAACATTTGTGCCTGGCAAGTTCATCATGCCGGACCTCAAGGTAATTCGTCGTCTTTCGGCAACTTTGATTTTGTATAGCACGATTCCATTGAACACTGCCATGACAATACACGGTACTAGTTGGACAACGATTGCCCGCAGCCAGTAGTATACCTTGAGATATTCTATTCCAGACTCAATCATCCAGTCATTGTAGTTATAAACACAGCCTCGAATGACTTCGCCAGGGTTTAACATCGAGTTCAATTTTACCGGAATTACGTCCTTCTCGAGAAAACGAGAGACGTTAGAACATATTGCAAGAAGGTATGTTacaataatgatgatataggttCTTGTTGAGTTGAACCAGATCTTCACGTTGAGAGGAAAACAAACACAAAGAAATCTCTGGAAGGCGAGAACGACCGTCAGCCAGATCGAGGCAGTGTGTGTAATGGCGGGGATAAAGTTAGTAAATAAATCCCACACCGTACAGAGCTCGTACAACAAGAACTCCTCATAATTACGAagcaaatatatgtaaataaagcaGGGTGTCGGAATAACCACCGTCAGGGTATCCGAAATCGCCATGAACCGTAGCAGGATGTGTGTCGGGGACTTCATTCCGCTTTTGGCAAAAACAGCAACAAACAGAATGTTTGTTACCGTGACAACTATGGATAGGGCAGGAGTGATGTAGCCGTAGACCGGAAGTGCGTAGTCCATGTTAAAATAGTCGGGTATGTACACTCCGTACGGCGCGATGTCCAATGGAATCAGGTCAATGCTGGAGGGCAATGTCGCATTCATGGTCAGACAAATCTACCAAtactctttaaaaaaaactagaTTCTGTATTTCACGAAGCCGTTTAGATAAATTGTGTTCCTTAGGTTTACCAATGCATGGCTATACATTCGGTCATTGTAGATTCCATATTACCGTTCTAAATGAAATATCCATGTTCCTctataaacatattaaaaactccTTATAAACAATGTCAGTTTGGTAGAACACTTTACCCTTATTCTCCGGCTTTGAAGTCCGTTATTATGTTACTTTTGATAGATTATAACCCAACAAAGATGGTTCACATGCAGATGAACGTTATTTAAACTGATCGAAGTTCTCTTCTTGCTTATAGATGCATTCCGTCACATACATTTTCCGTAGTATGTTCAGAACACTCTCCAGAATTATGGTGATCATGTTACGGAGTCGGTACGATCGTCAGCAgtacacactggagtgttacAGATGTAGTTGTCCGCTGTCATCCGAATAAAACATGGCTTTATATCGTTAATTATACTGTGTGTGCCGAACGGTCATCTATAAACAATACGTCGTACAGTATCTAGACCCGTAAGATACTGACGGACACTGCGGTATCGACTCTGGTTAAATATTGGACCAGTGTAACTGATACTGCAGTCCTTGACATCAGGATGAGAAACTGTTCAAATATTGGCCTAACCACGCCTTCAGAAGCATGTCAACAATTCCCCTCACTTTCTATGAAATCTGAGGAATACCGGCCTAATGGCACCGTCAATTCGGCCCTTAAGCAGGCTTCATTATGTTCACATTTCCGGTGGTTCGAACCACATTTTATCAACGGTCGGTCGAAAGTCttaaatgttgttaaaataGAAAACGGACgtgtataattgttttattggtTCAATACAAACACACATAGGCTTGACAAGATTACCGTATCCATTCCGGGAGCCAACATGTCGGAGAGTGATCGTCAATGACACTACACATTTACGGAGAGCGTGAATGAAAGATACCAAAAACACTCTTctattacaaaataatgtttcTGTCATCACTTCGATTACACTAGATACATTTCCCATGCTAGCACAATGCCCTGAGAGTTTATCGTTTATTTGATAGCTTTATAGAAAACATAAAACCGTACTTTATGTTACATAATGTACACGGCTCGCCAATctatataaaaaattaattgtatctCATTTATTTCAACGttagatgttttttttagaATTGGACGATTCTCCATGTCATGATTGCCTCATCAGTAgacaaatatcatttgtcatttTGCTCGCAACATGccatttatttgtgtttgtcaagggagacgttaggaagaacaaagttagttaaaaagaagagaaaagataatatcctaaatttagtcgtcttttatgatcatgcaataggggcaggaGATACATTtgtaaagccctacctacaggccAACAAGGACTTCTGTATTAATAGGAGCAGGAGATACATTtgtaaagccctacctacaggccAACAAGGACTTCTGTATTAATAGGAGCAGGAGATACAATtgtaaagccctacctacaggccAACAAGGACTTCTGTATTAATAGGAGCAGGAGATACATTTGTAAAACCCTACCTACAGGCCAACAAGGACTTCTGTATTAATAGGAGCAGGAGATACAATtgtaaagccctacctacaggccAACAAGGACTTCTGTATTAATAGGAGCAGGAGATACATTtgtaaagccctacctacagggccaACAAGGACTTCTGTATTAATAGGAGCAGGAGATACAGTtgtaaagccctacctacaggccAACAAGGACTTCTGTATTAATAGGAGCAGGAGATACAGTtgtaaagccctacctacagggccaACAAGGACTTCTGTATTAATAGGAGCAGGAGATACAATtgtaaagccctacctacagggccaACAAGGACTTCTGTATTAATAGGAGCAGGAGATACAGTtgtaaagccctacctacaggccAACAAGGACTTCTGTATTAATAGGAGCAGGAGAGATACAGTtgtaaagccctacctacagaGCCAACAAGGACTTCTGTATGAATAGGAGCAGGAGATACAGTtgtaaagccctacctacagggccaACAAGGACTTCTGTattaaagccctacctacagggccaACAAGGACTTATGTattaaagccctacctacagggccaACAAGGACTTCTgtattaaaaaacattttaatccTAAGCACGACAAGCTAAAGCAATGTCTTCCAACTTTGATTGTCTGATAGGAATGGTTGCCAGGTTGATAAAACAGGTGTTTCCTTTGACACAAATACACAATTGCAATCTGTAGTATGGCTGTAATGTCTGTATCAGCTCTTCTCTCTACAGACAAATTGTTCTGCAGTAACTGTGCTGTGATTTATTACATGGACTGACCAGCCTTCTGTCTACAGACAAACTGTTCTGCAGTAACTGTGCTGTGATTTATTACACGAACTGACCAGCCTTTTGTACTCCTCGTAATCCTGGTATATACCATATCTTCGGTAAATCGAACTTAAATGAGGCGAACATATCGATAATTATTTAACCGCTAAATAATCCAGTTGTAATTGTTGAATTTTACAATGAATCGACGTACAATTGTACTGAGGTTACGTGTACCCACAGACGAAACTGATGACAGGTCTGGCTGACGGAGTCTGGGTAAGAGTCTATATGACAGGTCTGGCTGACGGAGCCTGAGTAAGAGTCTATATGACAGGTCTGGCTGACAAAGCCTGGGTAAGAGTCTATATGACAGGTCTGGCTTACGGAGCCTGGGTAAGAGTTTATATGACAGGTCTGGCTGACGGAGCCTGAGTAAGAGTCTATATGACAGGTCTTGCTGACAAAGCCTGGGTAAGAGTCTATATGACAGGTCTGGCTTACGAAGCCTGGGTAAGAGTTTAAATGACAGGTCTGGCTGACGGAGCCTGAGTAAGAGTCTATATGACAGGTCTTGCTGAAAAAGCCTGGGTAAGAGTCTATATGACAGGTCTGGCTAACGAAGCCTGGGTAAGAGTTTATATGACAGGTCTGGCTGACGGAGCCTGGGTAAGAGTCTATATGACAGGTCTGACTGACGGAGCCTGAGTAAGAGTCTATATGACAGGTCTGGCTGACGAACCTGAGTAAATGTCTGTAAGACAGGTCTGACTAACGGAGCCTGGGTAAGAGTCTTTATGACAGGTCTGTCTGACGGAGCCTGGGTAAGAGTCTATATGACAGGTCTGGCTGACGGAGCCTGGGTAAGAGTCTATATGATAGGTCTGGCTGACGGAGCCTGGGTAAGAGTCTATATGACAGGTCTGGCTGACGGAGCCTGGGTAAGAGTCTATATGACAGGTCTGGCTGACGGAGCCTGGGTAAGAGTCTATATGACAGGTCTGGCTGACGGAGCCTGGGTAAGAGTCTATATGACAGGTCTGGCTGACGGAGCACGAGTAAGAGTCTATATGACAGGTCTGGCTGACGGAGCCTGGGTAAGAGTCTATATGACAGGTCTGGCTGACGGAGCCTGGGTAAGAGTCTATATGACAGGTCTGGCTGACGGAGCCTGGGTAAGAGTCTATATGACAGGTCTGGCTGACGGAGCCTGGGTAAGAGTCTATATGACAGGTCTTGCTGACAAAGCCTGGGTAATAGTCTATATGACAGGTCTGGCTTACGAAGCCTTGGTAAGAGTTTATATGACAGGTCTGGCTGACGGAGCCTGAGTAAGAGTCTATATGACAGGTCTTGCTGACAAAGCCTGGGTAAGAATCTATATGACAGGTCTGGCTTACGAAGCCTGGGTAAGAGTTTATATGACAGGTCTGGCTGACGGAGCCTGGGTAAGAGTCTATATGACAGGTCTGACTGACGGAGCCTGAGTAAGAGTCTATATGACAGGTCTGGCTGACGAACCTGAGTAAATGTCTGTAAGACAGGTCTGACTGACGGAGCCTGGGTAAGGGTCTTTATGATAGGTCTGTCTGACGGAGCCCGGGTAAGAGTCTATATGACAGGTCTGGCTGACGGAGCCTGGGTAAGAGTCTATATGATAGGTCTGGCTGACGGAGCCTGGGTAAGAGTCTATATGATAGATCTGGCTGACGGAGCCTGGGTAAGAGTCTATATGACAGGTCTGGCTGACGGAGCCTGGGTAAGAGTCTATATGACAGGTCTGGCTGACGGAGCCTGGGTAAGAGTTTATATAACAGGTCTGTCTGACGGAGCCTGGGTAAGAGTCTATATGACGGGTCTGGCTGACGGAGCCTGGGTAAGAGTCTATATGACAGGTCTGGCTGACGGAGCCTGGGTAAGAGTCTATATGACAGGTCTGGCTGACGGAGCACGAGTAAGAGTCTATATGACAGGTCTGGCTGACGGAGCCTGGGTAAGAGTCTATATGACAGGTCTGGCTGACGGAGCATGGGTAAGAGTCTATATGATGGATGTGTGGGCTGGCTGTAATTGATTGTTTGATCCTTATCTCCTGACCTCTGTTTGCAGGCTTTAAACACAGAACGCCGTACAGTGATCGGTCTCTGCTTACCAGTGCCCACTGATCAATGGTAATGGTATAACCTGACAACTGATCAGGTATAAGGGAAagtcccaatatccgtatctatCTTACTTTGTTCATGATtaagaagaattttgaaaaaaaaacatgttgtaaatcatgcacaGACACCTGACTAAATCCAAGTCCGGGTCATGAACCTTCCTACTTcagttcggcaataatcgtaacttttATGGCCACCAGTTGAAAAtggaaggcatgtttacaagtatcgagTTTCAACAACTACTGTACCAAGAAATCATGTATATCCTCTGATATAACGTAATTTCATCTACATTTATAAACACTAACAATATCTAATCTAACTTGATTTTTTGTTGATAGTGACTTTAACCGACCGCTAAAAACCTATATAAGATGTTTGTATGTAAATAGGTAACATATGACGGAGAGTTATTTACTGTGTAGGGAAGGAATCTTTTTCAATACCAAGTATAAAAATGTGTGGACAACAGCGTACCGACATCATTAAACGGGTAAGCTAGGAAACGTGAAGTGTTGTCTCtaacacactgtatataaaccCATTGACATCGTCGTTTTAAATAATATTCTGTGAattgaaatttaatataaataaagatatcaCGTTAAATTAAAGCCGGCGTTGAAGTAGCATTATTTTCAATTGCAATTTTGCTATTTCATTAAACAAGTGTCATGTATTTCAGTTTGCTTGCTTTGCCTCATTGCAGcccaaactacatgtacatgcatgtccATCCTCCTAAACATCAGTAGGTGCTATTTCACACATATTTATTGATAAGTATATAGCTGACATGGGGGCAAACTATGTATAGACAAATTGAAGACAATGTTTGTCATTGAGAGGGACTGCTTTAATTTGACTGCATTGTGCCATTCGATTTCCTTGGTGAAATAATGTTTtctaaatgtttattgttgtgtCATACAAGTTGTGGTAACATTAAAACGTCAAAATAatcactaaaatgtccatcATCAGAAAAAAAAGCTCGCACtcaaatacaatacaaatatacaactgTTTCCAATTTACTGAAGGAATCGTAATTGTGATTCTCCACAACtacatttcaattttgttcTAGTTGCTGCTTAGTACTGAAATATGCATAacgatattttgtttaattaaataaattgaaataacaTTGTGATTGTTGACGGTTGTTTCTCGATGTACTCTTATTCGTTACTTCAGGAGATTTACCTGGTTTTCGTGAACAAACttcattaaaacaaagaaacagtAAAATTTAGACAAGGCGTCTATCAAATTGCAAGATAATAAATCAAAAACGGTTTGTATCTTTAAAGTATTTACATACGTAACTAAAGATCGTGATATTCTGATCAAGAGATAGGATTGGGTTTActcaaagtaaaacatttaaatcaaaCAGGTTGATATCTACAAGGTTCAAACTTCTAAGattttgcattaaaatatttctttgtaaaggttaaaatggatataaaaagAAGACGTTATAGCATTTTCAATTTCACATCACAAAACAAGAAGGATTATCATTAAGATTCACTTGAAACAGATCTTATTGTAGATAGCTACACTCAGGCCTTAGTCTTGTATCACTTAGTCTTGTATTGCGAAAGTTAATAGCACGTAAAAGAAGGTTGGTTCTGTATTAAATGGTGTTCCGCCAGCTACTTTACTGtggtataaataaaacataagttGGTTTACCAAGGTACAgtagtaaaatatgtatttagccAGCTACTTTACTGTGGTATAAATACAACACATTAGTTGGTTTACCAAGATACAgtagtaaaatatgtatttagcaGCTACTTTACTGTGGTATGAACAACATTATGGTTTCCAAGTACAgtagtaaaatatgtattttagcTACTTTACTGTGGTAAAAAAACACATAGTGGTTCCAATACAgtagtaaaatatgtatttagctAGCTACTTTACTGtggtataaataaaacattagttGGTTTACCAAGGTACAgtagtaaaatatgtatttagccAGCTACTTTACTGTGGTATAAAAACAACACATTAGTCGGTTTACCAAGGTACAgtagtaaaatatgtatttagctAGCTACTTTACTGTGGTATAACAACACATTAGTTGGTTTACCAAGGTACAgtagtaaaatatatttatttagccAGCTACTTTACTGTGGTATAAACAACACATTAGTTGGTTTGCCAAGGTACAgtagtaaaatatgtatttagctAAGCTACTTTACTGTGTATCTAACAACACATTAGTTGGTTTGCCAAGATACAgtagtaaaatatgtatttagctAGCTACTTTACTGTGGTATAAACAACACATTAGTTGGTTTACCAAGGTACAgtagtaaaatatgtatttagccAGCTACTTTACTGTGGTATAAACAACACATTAGTTGGTTTACCAAGGTACAgtagtaaaatatgtatttagccAGCTACTTTACTGTGGTATGAACAACACATTAGTTGGTTTACCAAGGTACAgtagtaaaatatgtatttagctAGCTACTTTACTGTGGTATAAACAACACATTAGTTGGTTTGCCAAGGTACAgtagtaaaatatgtatttagctAGCTACTTTACTGTGGTATGAACAACACATTAGTTGGTTTACCAAGGTACAgtagtaaaatatgtatttaactagCTACTTTACTGtggtataaataaaacattagttGGTTTACCAAGGTACAgtagtaaaatatgtatttagccAGCTACTTTACTGTGGTATAAAAACAGCACATTAGTCGGTTTACCAAGGTACAgtagtaaaatatgtatttagctAGCTACTTTACTGTGGTATGAACAACACATTAGTTGGTTTACCAAGGTACAgtagtaaaatatgtatttagctAGCTACTTTACTGTGGTATGAACAACACATTAGTTTGTTTACCAAGGTACAgtagtaaaatatgtatttagccAGCTACTTTACTGTGATATCAACAACACATTAGTCGGTTTGCCAAGGTACAgtagtaaaatatgtatttagctAGCTACATTACTGTGGTATGAACAACACATTAGTCGGTTTACCAAGgtaaaatagtaaaatatgtatttagccAGCTACTTTACTGTGGTATGAACAAACATTAGTTTGTTTACCAAGGTACaatagtaaaatatgtatttaaccaGCTTCTTAACTGTGGTTAACAACgcagatagggcgttagaattgtacctgctgcccctattgcatgatcgtaaaaggcgagttaatttaggatcttatcttttctcttcttcctaactgactttatctttcctaatgcctcccttggcaccgcctcacttttggccttgagttgagcgttcgcccctgtgaggaaggctctgggatctgtcccctggccgagacacacaaaaAACTATAAAAGTGgtggtttctgctcctgcttggcgctcagcacaaagggagtgggacgactggttcgcccgttgtcagtataatgtgaccgggtggggtgtgttgcttggtgtcttcggcggcatgcttcagtgatatagcactggAAAgggggcaacagttccactatacaagaggacacaacacgaacataccacagtctctcaaaacacgcacctcgcacttcacacacgctacacactgcatacatgggaggccgtccttgcatgaccctggctgtaaataggacgttaaaattatcaaacaaacaaacaaacaaaaggttTGCCAAGGTAAAgtagtaaaatatgtatttagacAGCTACTTTACTGTGGTATGAACAACACATCAGTTGGTTTACCAAGGTACAGTAGTAAAAGATGTATTTAGCTAGCGACTTTACTGTGGTATCAACAACACATTAGTTGGTTTGCCAAGGTACAgtagtaaaatatgtatttagctAGCTACTTTACTGTGGTATAAACAACACATTAGTTGGTTTACCAAGGTACAgtagtaaaatatgtatttagctAGCTACTTTACTGTGGTATAAACAACACATTAGTTGGTTTACCAAGGTACAgtagtaaaatatgtatttggCTAGCTACTTTACTGTGGTATCAACAACACATTAGTTGGTTTAACAAGGTACAgtagtaaaatatgtatttagctAGCTACTTTACTGTGGTATAAACAACACATCAGTTGGTGTACCAAGGTACAGTAGTAAAAGATGTATTTAGCCAGCTACTTTACTGTGGTATAAACAACACATTAGTTGGTTTACCAAGGTACGttacttaaatatgtatttagctAGCTACTTTACTCTGGTATCGACAACACATTAGTCGGTTTGCCAAGGAATAGtagtaaaacatgtatttagCTAGCGACTTTACTGTGGTATGACCAACACATTAGTTGGTTTACCAAGGTACAgagtaaaatatgtatttagccAGCTACTTTACTGtggtataaataaaacattagttGGTTTACCAAGGTAACatagtaaaatatgtatttagccAGCTACTTTACTGTGGTATGAACAACACATTAGTTGGTTTACCAAGGTACAgtagtaaaatatgtatttagctAGCTACTTTACTGTGGTATAAACAACACATTAGTTGGTTTACCAAGGTACAgtagtaaaatatgtatttagctAGCTACTTTACTGTggtataaacaaaacattagtTGGTTTACCAAGGTACAgtagtaaaatatgtatttagccAGCTACTTTACTGTGGTATAAACAACACATTAGTTGGTTTACCAAGGTACAgtagtaaaatatgtatttagctAGCTACTTTACTGTGGTATAAACAACACATTAGTTGGTTTACCAAGGTACAgtagtaaaatatgtatttagccAGCTACTTTACTGTGGTATGAACATCACATTAGTTGGTTTACCAAGGTACaatagtaaaatatgtatttagccAGCTACTTTACTGTGGTATAAACAACTCATTAGTTGGTTTACCAAGGTACAgtagtaaaatatgtatatagctAGCTAATTTACTGTGGTGGTATGAATGCACAACACATTAGCTATTACATAGGAATGTACAAAACATGCCGAATGGTTG
This genomic window from Argopecten irradians isolate NY chromosome 11, Ai_NY, whole genome shotgun sequence contains:
- the LOC138335658 gene encoding sex peptide receptor-like, coding for MNATLPSSIDLIPLDIAPYGVYIPDYFNMDYALPVYGYITPALSIVVTVTNILFVAVFAKSGMKSPTHILLRFMAISDTLTVVIPTPCFIYIYLLRNYEEFLLYELCTVWDLFTNFIPAITHTASIWLTVVLAFQRFLCVCFPLNVKIWFNSTRTYIIIIVTYLLAICSNVSRFLEKDVIPVKLNSMLNPGEVIRGCVYNYNDWMIESGIEYLKVYYWLRAIVVQLVPCIVMAVFNGIVLYKIKVAERRRITLRSGMMNLPGTNVQESRESRVTTLLRKFEFKSSQTRPVTDNDSMETHMMDESARGVLEWEETGVPGENPRDRVGDPWHFHVRAGDQTPAGESERRVA